In the Mycolicibacterium thermoresistibile genome, one interval contains:
- a CDS encoding WS/DGAT/MGAT family O-acyltransferase: protein MKRLQGWDAVLLYSETPNVHMHTLKVAVIDLSDVTHPFGLEDFRKVIASRLYKLDPFRYQLVEIPFKFHHPMWRENCEVDLDHHIRGMRVDPPGGRRELDEAVGRIASTPLDRRYPLWEMYFVEGLANGRVAVVGKIHHALADGVASGNLMARGMDLQPGPQRDHTFYRTDPPPGRSHLVRTAFVDHLRQIGRIPSVMRYTYDGLRRVHRSTRKLSPELTRPFTPPPTFLNHKIDATRTFATATLALSDVKATSRHLGVTINDLVLALSAGALRKLLLRYDGHADHPLLASVPVSFDFSPDRICGNYFTGMLVALPVDTAEPLDRIRATRDAALLAKESHQLIGPELISRWSQYLPPAPAERLFGWLSRIDGQNKIQNLTVSNVMGPKERGRVGGALVTEIYSVGPLTAASGLNITVWSYVDQLNISVLSDGSTFDDPHEVTDAMVGEFIEIRGAAGLPGELTVVETAMAR from the coding sequence GTGAAACGGCTTCAGGGTTGGGACGCGGTCCTGCTGTACAGCGAGACACCGAATGTGCACATGCACACCCTGAAGGTGGCGGTGATCGACCTGTCCGACGTCACCCACCCGTTCGGCCTCGAGGACTTCCGCAAGGTCATCGCCTCGCGGCTGTACAAACTCGATCCGTTCCGCTACCAGCTGGTCGAGATCCCGTTCAAATTCCACCATCCGATGTGGCGGGAGAACTGCGAGGTGGACCTCGACCACCACATCCGGGGCATGCGGGTGGACCCGCCCGGCGGCCGCCGCGAACTCGACGAAGCGGTGGGCCGGATCGCCAGCACCCCGTTGGATCGCCGATATCCGTTGTGGGAGATGTACTTTGTCGAGGGGCTGGCGAACGGCCGGGTCGCGGTGGTCGGCAAGATCCACCACGCCCTGGCCGACGGAGTGGCATCGGGCAACCTCATGGCCCGTGGGATGGATCTGCAACCCGGACCGCAACGTGACCACACCTTCTACCGCACCGATCCGCCGCCGGGACGCTCGCACCTGGTGCGCACGGCGTTCGTCGACCACCTGCGCCAGATCGGCCGGATCCCGTCGGTGATGCGCTACACCTATGACGGACTGCGCCGGGTGCACCGCAGCACCCGCAAGCTCTCGCCCGAGCTGACCCGGCCGTTCACCCCGCCGCCGACATTCCTCAACCACAAGATCGACGCCACCCGCACCTTCGCCACCGCGACCCTGGCGCTGTCCGACGTCAAGGCCACCAGCAGGCACCTCGGCGTCACCATCAACGACCTGGTGTTGGCGCTGTCGGCCGGGGCGTTGCGGAAACTGCTGCTGCGCTATGACGGTCACGCCGACCATCCGTTGCTGGCGTCGGTGCCGGTGAGCTTCGACTTCTCCCCGGACCGCATCTGCGGCAACTACTTCACCGGCATGCTCGTCGCGCTGCCCGTCGACACCGCCGAACCGCTCGACCGGATCCGGGCCACCCGCGACGCGGCACTGCTGGCCAAGGAGAGCCACCAGCTCATCGGCCCGGAACTGATCAGCCGCTGGTCGCAGTACCTTCCACCGGCGCCCGCGGAACGGTTGTTCGGCTGGCTGTCCCGCATCGACGGGCAGAACAAGATCCAGAATCTCACCGTGTCGAATGTGATGGGCCCCAAGGAACGTGGCCGGGTCGGCGGTGCGCTGGTCACCGAGATCTACTCGGTGGGGCCGCTGACCGCCGCCAGCGGGCTGAACATCACCGTGTGGAGTTACGTCGACCAGCTCAACATCTCGGTGCTGTCCGACGGCAGCACCTTCGACGACCCGCACGAGGTCACCGACGCGATGGTCGGTGAGTTCATCGAGATCCGCGGTGCCGCAGGGCTTCCCGGGGAGCTTACGGTCGTCGAGACCGCGATGGCGCGTTGA
- a CDS encoding acyl-CoA dehydrogenase family protein: MSYSVADEQRALREAVADLMEKRSSEQQVRTLMASDTGHDPALWQELAGMGLLGLVIPEDLGGSGAGPVELGIVAEEMGRALLCGPYLSSAVMVPYLLDELGAGDERAAVLPRIAAGELIATVAYAEGTSSALIPDVPATTARGTGDEWRLTGEKTFVLDAPTAAVFYVLAATDAGSAVFAVERDAAGVTIDPLTTVDLTRKMGRVRFADTPARPVGAAGSGAGALGAALDRSAVALLGDQAGGAHRAMRMAVDYARTRFQFGRAIGSFQAVKHMCADMLLEAESAVSAARHVAAAFADEAPNRFADLALAQAYCSDAYVYVAATNIQVHGGIGFTWEHPAHLYLRRARTDAQLFGDPAWHRERYLQRIGA, from the coding sequence GTGTCATATTCGGTAGCCGACGAACAGCGGGCGTTACGCGAAGCTGTCGCCGACCTCATGGAGAAGCGCTCGTCGGAGCAGCAGGTGCGGACGTTGATGGCGTCCGACACCGGCCACGATCCGGCGCTGTGGCAGGAGCTGGCCGGGATGGGTCTGCTCGGCCTGGTGATTCCCGAGGACCTCGGCGGATCGGGCGCGGGACCGGTCGAGCTGGGCATCGTCGCCGAGGAGATGGGCCGCGCGCTGCTGTGCGGGCCGTATCTGTCCAGCGCGGTCATGGTGCCGTACCTGCTCGACGAGCTCGGCGCCGGTGACGAACGGGCGGCGGTGCTGCCGAGGATCGCCGCCGGGGAGCTCATCGCCACCGTGGCCTATGCCGAGGGCACGTCCTCGGCGCTGATCCCCGACGTGCCGGCGACCACCGCCCGCGGCACGGGCGACGAGTGGCGGCTCACCGGCGAGAAGACGTTCGTGCTCGACGCGCCGACCGCGGCGGTGTTCTACGTGCTGGCCGCCACCGATGCGGGGTCCGCGGTGTTCGCGGTGGAGCGTGACGCGGCGGGCGTCACGATCGACCCCCTGACCACCGTCGACCTGACCCGCAAGATGGGCCGGGTCCGGTTCGCCGACACCCCGGCGCGCCCGGTCGGCGCCGCGGGCTCCGGGGCCGGCGCGCTCGGCGCCGCGCTCGACCGCTCCGCGGTCGCGCTGCTCGGCGATCAGGCCGGCGGCGCGCACCGCGCCATGCGGATGGCCGTCGACTACGCCAGGACCCGGTTCCAGTTCGGCCGGGCGATCGGCAGCTTCCAGGCGGTCAAGCACATGTGCGCCGACATGCTGCTGGAGGCCGAGTCCGCGGTGTCGGCGGCCCGGCACGTCGCCGCGGCCTTCGCCGACGAGGCGCCCAACCGGTTCGCCGATCTCGCGCTGGCCCAGGCGTATTGCTCGGACGCCTACGTCTACGTCGCCGCCACCAACATCCAGGTGCACGGCGGCATCGGCTTCACCTGGGAGCATCCGGCGCACCTGTATCTGCGGCGGGCCCGCACCGACGCGCAACTGTTCGGCGATCCGGCCTGGCACCGTGAGCGCTACCTGCAGCGGATTGGAGCCTGA
- a CDS encoding acyl-CoA dehydrogenase family protein, producing the protein MTASLDHAPAVNPSAVPYFDEQRFEALAAEFRPVFDRIRAGAVQRERDRELPFEQIGWLKAAGFGAVRLPVSAGGRGATIPELTRLLIELSTADSNITQALRGHFAFAEDRLVAAPGPGRDRWWQRFAAGDLAGNAWTEIGDVVLGEANTKVAPSGDPGTFVVNGQKFYSTGSIFADWIDLYAQRTDTGEFVIAAVDAHADGVTHADDWDGFGQRTTGSGTSTYRDVRVPAENLIPFATRFRYQTAFYQLFHLATLAGIAHAATAELAQRVRGRTRTFSHGNAPRYAADPQIQQVVGEVMAAAFAAEAIALRAAEDVERAHRAALARNAGAGDPVRDKKANVAAELATARGQVVATDLVTRATSKLFDALGASGVRDEFALDRFWRNARTVSSHNPTVFKAKVIGDHEINGTEPVYVWAIGTAPLPRP; encoded by the coding sequence ATGACTGCCAGCCTTGACCACGCGCCTGCCGTAAACCCCTCGGCAGTGCCGTATTTCGACGAACAGCGGTTTGAAGCTCTGGCCGCCGAGTTCCGGCCGGTCTTCGACCGCATCCGGGCGGGCGCGGTTCAGCGGGAACGGGACCGGGAGCTCCCGTTCGAGCAGATCGGCTGGCTGAAGGCGGCCGGCTTCGGTGCGGTGCGGCTGCCGGTGTCCGCCGGCGGCCGCGGCGCCACCATCCCCGAGCTGACCCGGCTGCTGATCGAGCTGTCGACCGCGGATTCCAACATCACCCAGGCCCTTCGCGGCCATTTCGCGTTCGCCGAGGACCGGCTGGTGGCCGCACCCGGCCCGGGGCGGGACCGCTGGTGGCAGCGGTTCGCCGCCGGGGATTTGGCCGGCAACGCCTGGACCGAGATCGGCGACGTCGTGCTCGGCGAGGCCAACACCAAGGTGGCCCCGAGCGGGGACCCGGGCACGTTCGTGGTCAACGGCCAGAAGTTCTACAGCACCGGCAGCATCTTCGCCGACTGGATCGACCTGTACGCGCAGCGCACCGACACCGGGGAGTTCGTCATCGCCGCGGTCGACGCACACGCCGACGGGGTGACCCACGCCGACGACTGGGACGGGTTCGGCCAGCGCACCACAGGGTCGGGCACCTCCACCTACCGCGACGTGCGGGTTCCGGCCGAGAACCTCATCCCGTTCGCCACCCGGTTCCGGTATCAGACCGCGTTCTACCAGTTGTTCCACCTCGCAACCCTGGCCGGCATCGCCCACGCCGCCACTGCCGAACTGGCCCAGCGGGTCCGGGGCCGCACCCGCACGTTCAGCCACGGCAACGCACCCCGGTACGCCGCCGACCCGCAGATTCAGCAGGTCGTCGGGGAGGTGATGGCGGCCGCGTTCGCCGCCGAGGCGATCGCCCTGCGGGCGGCCGAGGACGTCGAACGCGCCCACCGCGCCGCCCTGGCCCGGAACGCCGGCGCCGGCGACCCGGTCCGCGACAAGAAGGCCAATGTGGCCGCCGAACTCGCCACCGCCCGCGGGCAGGTGGTCGCGACCGACCTGGTGACCCGTGCCACCTCGAAGCTCTTCGACGCGCTCGGCGCCTCCGGTGTCCGCGACGAGTTCGCCCTGGACCGGTTCTGGCGCAACGCCCGCACCGTGTCCAGCCACAACCCGACGGTGTTCAAGGCCAAGGTCATCGGCGACCACGAGATCAACGGCACCGAACCGGTTTACGTCTGGGCGATCGGCACCGCGCCGCTGCCCAGGCCCTGA
- a CDS encoding acyl-CoA dehydrogenase family protein: protein MSELTDDQVRTEVREWLAANWKPGMDRAEWARLVFEAGWAVPSWEPQWYGRGLTDPQSRIVAAEFAAVGAPGTGHDRANLFACTLHDLGTEEQKRRLIPPSIRGETRWCLLYSEPGAGSDLAGLRTRAERDGDEWVINGQKVWTSFAQTADYGLLVARTDWDVPKHKGISFFMLPMKQPGIEVRPIHQITGESEFNEVFITDARCPAENMVGRPGEGWSVLQVALGYERRLMGDLARTSKASRKPKDDPAQQRNALVEMAREAGRLDDPYIRQRIARMDEFAAVNRWNTQRSKATRDKVESLTLQALGKIAMSRILHETARVQTEIVGAESMLAGPDHPIGDGVTFRTLNAYFTSIGGGTDQVQRNIVGERVLGLPKEPDPYRDQPFRDLPH, encoded by the coding sequence ATGAGCGAGTTGACCGACGATCAGGTCCGGACCGAGGTCCGCGAGTGGCTGGCCGCGAACTGGAAACCCGGGATGGACCGCGCCGAATGGGCCCGGCTGGTGTTCGAGGCCGGCTGGGCGGTTCCCAGCTGGGAGCCGCAGTGGTACGGCCGCGGCCTGACCGACCCCCAGTCCCGCATCGTGGCAGCCGAATTCGCTGCGGTGGGCGCCCCCGGCACCGGCCACGACCGGGCCAACCTGTTCGCCTGCACCCTGCACGATCTGGGCACCGAGGAGCAGAAGCGGCGGCTGATCCCGCCGTCCATCCGCGGTGAGACCCGGTGGTGTCTGCTCTACAGCGAACCGGGCGCCGGATCGGACCTCGCGGGTCTGCGCACCCGGGCCGAACGGGACGGCGACGAGTGGGTGATCAACGGGCAGAAGGTGTGGACGTCGTTCGCCCAGACCGCCGACTACGGACTGCTGGTCGCCCGCACCGACTGGGATGTGCCCAAACACAAGGGCATCAGCTTCTTCATGCTGCCGATGAAGCAACCCGGCATCGAGGTGCGGCCGATCCACCAGATCACCGGGGAGTCGGAGTTCAACGAGGTGTTCATCACCGACGCCCGCTGCCCGGCGGAGAACATGGTCGGCCGGCCCGGCGAGGGCTGGTCGGTGCTGCAGGTCGCGCTCGGCTATGAGCGGCGGCTGATGGGTGATCTGGCCCGAACCTCGAAGGCCAGCCGCAAACCCAAGGACGACCCCGCCCAGCAGCGCAACGCGCTGGTCGAGATGGCCCGGGAGGCCGGCAGACTCGATGATCCCTACATCCGGCAGCGGATCGCCCGGATGGACGAGTTCGCGGCGGTCAACCGGTGGAACACCCAGCGGTCGAAGGCCACCCGCGACAAGGTGGAGTCGTTGACGTTGCAGGCGCTCGGCAAGATCGCGATGTCGCGGATCCTGCACGAGACCGCGCGGGTGCAGACCGAGATCGTCGGCGCCGAGTCGATGCTGGCCGGCCCGGACCATCCGATCGGTGACGGTGTGACGTTCCGCACGCTCAACGCGTATTTCACGTCGATCGGCGGTGGGACCGACCAGGTGCAGCGCAACATCGTCGGCGAACGGGTGCTGGGCCTGCCCAAGGAGCCGGATCCCTACCGGGATCAACCCTTCCGCGACCTCCCCCACTGA
- a CDS encoding alpha/beta hydrolase, with product MAVRKRRPLLRAAAELANAANGVRPLGREGYITIPAFAFGWPTSEAAPLYLLASVLDALRRGLRGDFSGARGRIALLLTGVTWALLGLLMYRNVRSERYFEAGLRETLGDDYETVADRSQPARQLRRRGIVGTSLSRRRYVQRHSVVRYGPHGNANLADIWRRSDLPPDAKAPVLLQVPGGAWSIGMRRPQAYPLLSRLAERGWVCVSIAYRVSPRHTWPDHIVDVKRALAWIKENIADYGGDPDQVSITGGSAGGHLTALAALTQNDPVWQPGFEDADTSVVAAVPIYGRYDWYSSTGPGRREFIYFLQRLVVKKRITENRQIYLDASPIRHVRADAPPFFVLHGVDDSIIPVGEAREFVEALRAVSTAPVAYVEVPHAQHAFDFFGSPRGHYTAEAVETFLSWVQATRR from the coding sequence GTGGCCGTCCGCAAGCGCCGACCGCTGCTGCGCGCCGCCGCCGAGTTGGCCAACGCCGCCAACGGGGTGCGGCCGCTGGGCCGGGAGGGCTACATCACCATCCCGGCGTTCGCGTTCGGCTGGCCGACCAGCGAGGCGGCGCCGCTGTACCTGCTGGCCTCGGTACTGGATGCGCTGCGCCGCGGGCTGCGCGGCGACTTCTCCGGCGCCCGCGGCCGGATCGCGTTGCTGCTCACCGGGGTCACCTGGGCGCTGCTCGGGCTGTTGATGTACCGCAACGTGCGTTCGGAACGGTATTTCGAGGCCGGGTTGCGCGAGACCCTCGGCGACGACTACGAGACCGTCGCGGACCGGTCGCAGCCGGCCCGGCAACTGCGCCGCCGCGGCATCGTCGGCACGTCGCTGTCCCGCCGCCGGTATGTCCAGCGGCACAGCGTCGTCCGGTACGGCCCGCACGGCAACGCCAACCTGGCCGACATCTGGCGCCGCAGCGATCTGCCGCCCGATGCCAAAGCTCCTGTGCTGCTGCAGGTTCCGGGTGGCGCCTGGTCGATCGGGATGCGCCGGCCGCAGGCGTATCCGCTGTTGAGCCGGCTGGCCGAGCGGGGCTGGGTGTGCGTGTCGATCGCCTACCGGGTCAGCCCGCGGCACACCTGGCCGGACCACATCGTCGATGTCAAACGGGCGCTGGCGTGGATCAAGGAGAACATCGCCGACTACGGCGGTGATCCGGATCAGGTGTCGATCACCGGCGGGTCGGCCGGCGGCCATCTGACTGCGCTGGCCGCGTTGACCCAGAACGATCCGGTGTGGCAGCCCGGATTCGAGGACGCCGACACCTCGGTGGTCGCCGCGGTGCCGATCTACGGCCGTTACGACTGGTACAGCAGCACCGGGCCGGGCCGCCGCGAGTTCATCTACTTCCTGCAGCGGCTGGTGGTCAAGAAGCGGATCACCGAGAACCGGCAGATCTATCTCGACGCCTCCCCCATCCGGCACGTGCGTGCGGACGCGCCGCCGTTCTTCGTGCTGCACGGGGTGGACGATTCGATCATCCCGGTGGGTGAGGCGCGGGAGTTCGTCGAGGCGTTGCGGGCGGTGTCGACGGCGCCGGTGGCGTACGTCGAGGTGCCGCACGCCCAGCACGCGTTCGACTTCTTCGGCTCACCGCGCGGGCATTACACCGCCGAGGCGGTGGAGACCTTCCTGTCCTGGGTGCAGGCCACCCGGCGCTGA
- a CDS encoding alpha/beta hydrolase — translation MARSSKLPLDFHPDLRRLARFIPRQAVSPVTLPLMRLATRPMTRRAPRDIEVLTLSSGIGIRLFRPPGGGTGAAMLWIHGGGYVIGCAAQDDALCRRYARELDVTVAAVDYRLAPENPYPIPLEDCYAALLWLTRLPTVDPQRVVIAGGSAGGGLAAALALLARDRGEVAPVAQLLVYPMLDDRTLHRTDLDHPGLRLWNQSSNRFGWSAYLGDADPEVAVPARQTDLAGLPPAWIGVGTYDLFHDEDLAYAERLRAAGVPCEVEVVPGAFHGFDAIAPRAGVSRQFFDSQCAMLRGLLRPEAA, via the coding sequence GTGGCCCGCTCCTCCAAACTCCCTCTCGACTTCCACCCCGACCTGCGCCGGCTCGCCCGGTTCATCCCCCGGCAGGCGGTGTCGCCGGTGACGTTGCCGTTGATGCGGCTGGCGACCCGGCCGATGACCCGTCGCGCACCCAGGGATATCGAGGTGCTGACATTGTCGTCCGGAATCGGGATCCGGTTGTTCCGGCCGCCCGGCGGCGGCACCGGTGCGGCGATGCTGTGGATCCATGGCGGCGGATACGTCATCGGGTGCGCCGCGCAGGACGACGCACTCTGCCGGCGCTACGCCCGGGAACTGGATGTCACCGTCGCGGCGGTGGACTACCGGCTCGCTCCGGAGAATCCGTATCCGATCCCCCTGGAGGACTGCTACGCAGCGCTGCTGTGGCTGACTCGGCTGCCGACGGTGGACCCGCAGCGGGTGGTGATCGCCGGCGGCAGTGCCGGCGGCGGGTTGGCAGCCGCGCTGGCGTTGCTGGCCCGCGACCGCGGTGAGGTCGCACCGGTCGCCCAGCTGCTGGTGTATCCGATGCTCGATGACCGCACGTTGCACCGCACCGACCTGGACCACCCGGGTCTGCGGCTGTGGAATCAGTCGAGCAACAGGTTCGGGTGGTCGGCTTATCTCGGCGACGCCGACCCGGAGGTCGCGGTGCCGGCGCGGCAGACGGATCTGGCCGGGTTGCCGCCGGCGTGGATCGGTGTGGGCACCTACGACCTGTTTCACGACGAGGACCTCGCGTACGCCGAGCGGCTCCGGGCGGCCGGGGTGCCGTGTGAGGTCGAGGTGGTTCCCGGGGCCTTCCACGGCTTCGATGCGATCGCCCCGCGGGCCGGGGTCTCCCGGCAGTTCTTCGACAGCCAGTGCGCCATGCTGCGGGGTCTGCTCCGGCCGGAGGCGGCCTGA
- a CDS encoding alpha/beta hydrolase yields MTVRPDGGSSAWLCARRLLRAGPADHLLALSAASGSLPIVGRHLEPLGSAAAMSLWGFRHLPDFVGATVKSWLAPGSAELRRRQREMTNEVSRQALRGLLPADPAAPGASEVSSGSAGSALDWPAPDRVPPLWRMLQHRRHLYRGAVRYGDHTENVLDVWRRKDLPAQPAPVLIFVPGGAWVHGSRMLQGYALLSHLAEQGWVCLSIDYRVAPQHPWPAHLTDVKTAIAWARANVDKFGGDRDFVAVAGCSAGGHLAALAGLTENDPDMQTELPEGSDTSVDAVVGVYGRYDWVDRSTAERVRFLDFLERVVVRKRLDRHPEVFHRASPMHRVHGDAPPFLLVHGSADTVIPVRQARDFADRLRSVSRSAVSYLELPGAGHGFDLLDGARTGSAATAVGLFLDHVQRNRSRVRGRAVG; encoded by the coding sequence ATGACGGTACGTCCGGACGGGGGTTCCTCCGCGTGGCTGTGCGCCCGCCGGCTGCTGCGCGCCGGGCCGGCCGACCACCTGCTGGCCCTCAGCGCCGCCTCGGGCTCGCTGCCGATCGTGGGCAGGCATCTCGAACCGCTCGGGTCGGCGGCCGCGATGAGCCTCTGGGGTTTCCGGCACCTTCCGGATTTCGTTGGGGCGACAGTTAAGTCGTGGCTCGCTCCCGGCAGCGCCGAGCTGCGTCGCCGGCAGCGCGAGATGACCAACGAGGTGTCGCGGCAGGCGCTGCGCGGGCTGCTCCCGGCGGACCCAGCTGCCCCGGGCGCCTCAGAAGTCTCGTCCGGCTCGGCCGGTTCTGCCCTGGACTGGCCCGCACCCGACCGTGTCCCGCCGCTGTGGCGGATGCTGCAGCACCGTCGCCACCTGTACCGCGGTGCGGTGCGCTACGGCGATCACACCGAGAACGTGCTCGATGTGTGGCGGCGCAAAGACCTTCCGGCGCAACCGGCTCCGGTGCTGATCTTCGTGCCGGGCGGCGCCTGGGTGCACGGCAGCCGGATGCTGCAGGGCTACGCCCTGTTGTCGCACCTCGCCGAACAGGGCTGGGTGTGCCTGTCGATCGACTACCGGGTGGCCCCGCAACACCCCTGGCCGGCCCACCTCACCGATGTCAAGACCGCGATCGCATGGGCCCGCGCCAACGTCGACAAGTTCGGCGGCGACCGCGATTTCGTTGCGGTGGCGGGCTGCTCGGCCGGTGGCCACCTCGCCGCGCTGGCCGGTCTCACCGAGAACGACCCGGACATGCAGACCGAGCTGCCGGAGGGGTCGGACACCTCGGTGGACGCGGTGGTGGGTGTCTACGGCCGGTACGACTGGGTGGACCGGTCCACCGCCGAGCGGGTGCGGTTCCTCGACTTCCTGGAACGGGTGGTGGTCCGCAAGCGGCTGGACCGGCATCCGGAGGTGTTCCACCGGGCCTCCCCGATGCACCGGGTGCACGGCGATGCACCGCCGTTTCTCCTCGTGCACGGCAGCGCCGACACCGTGATCCCGGTCCGGCAGGCCCGTGACTTCGCCGACCGGCTGCGCTCGGTGTCCCGATCGGCGGTCAGCTACCTCGAACTGCCCGGCGCCGGGCACGGATTCGACCTGCTCGACGGCGCCCGCACCGGCTCGGCGGCGACGGCCGTCGGCCTGTTCCTCGACCACGTCCAGCGCAACCGGAGCCGGGTGCGCGGCCGCGCCGTCGGATGA